A portion of the Streptomyces erythrochromogenes genome contains these proteins:
- a CDS encoding STAS domain-containing protein gives MDTYSAEARSHVETRSEGDVRIVVMAGEFDIDNVADLRIALDPAAPGVTRFVLDVAAVTFVDSAALGIMLQPVLHRPVVLAGTVPRRLARLLEITGADLAFAHAPSVAEGTVMIVPPRRG, from the coding sequence ATGGACACGTACAGCGCCGAAGCGCGCAGCCATGTCGAGACCCGGTCCGAGGGGGACGTGCGCATCGTGGTGATGGCGGGTGAGTTCGACATCGACAACGTGGCCGATCTGCGGATCGCGTTGGACCCCGCAGCGCCCGGTGTCACCCGGTTCGTCCTGGACGTGGCCGCGGTGACCTTCGTCGACTCGGCCGCGCTCGGCATCATGCTGCAACCCGTCCTGCACCGCCCGGTGGTCCTGGCGGGTACCGTGCCGCGCAGGCTGGCCCGGCTGCTGGAGATCACCGGTGCCGACCTGGCCTTCGCCCATGCGCCCAGCGTGGCCGAGGGCACGGTCATGATCGTCCCGCCCCGGCGGGGCTGA
- a CDS encoding response regulator: protein MSSPADRPQAAPAEVLLVEDDAGDELMTREAFEDNKIGNVLHVVRDGLEALDFLYRRGEHANAPRPDLILLDLNLPKYDGRQVLERIKTDPDLNHIPVVVLTTSAAEEDILRSYKLHANAYVTKPVDLDQFIRAIQQIDDFFVTVVKLPRTG, encoded by the coding sequence ATGAGCAGCCCCGCAGACCGGCCCCAGGCCGCCCCCGCCGAAGTCCTGCTGGTCGAGGACGACGCGGGCGACGAGCTGATGACCCGAGAAGCCTTCGAGGACAACAAGATCGGCAACGTGCTGCACGTCGTGCGGGACGGCCTGGAGGCCCTTGACTTCCTCTACCGCCGTGGCGAGCACGCGAACGCCCCGCGCCCCGACCTGATCCTGCTCGATCTGAACCTGCCCAAGTACGACGGACGACAGGTCCTCGAACGGATCAAGACGGACCCGGATCTCAACCACATCCCCGTGGTCGTGCTCACCACCTCGGCGGCCGAGGAGGACATCCTGCGCAGCTACAAGCTGCACGCCAACGCCTACGTGACGAAGCCGGTGGACCTCGACCAGTTCATCCGGGCGATCCAGCAGATCGACGACTTCTTCGTCACCGTGGTCAAGCTCCCCCGCACAGGGTGA
- a CDS encoding PP2C family protein-serine/threonine phosphatase has translation MTEGERGEGAGNVERLLREAAPHELFEKVRGVLARDHGAAGAKLLMADYASARLQPVTAQPFTADSVSAYNSSEGRAFGAQEPHVVSEEGGTTVHLPVSVRGDRLGVLSVRYPAGVRVGGLLGPLQDVADALAHEILVADRDTDFFLQARRARRLTLAAEMQWELLPGRSCSRPEYDLGAQLEPAYAIHGDSFDWSASADHLTLTVNNGMGEGIDAALLTSLAVSALRNARRAGLGLADQAALADQALYGQYQGRLHLAMLLLRFDLDTGEVEVIDAGSPRVWRLRGGTLEPFALEAQLPLGMFEDTVYTCQRFRMLPGDRLFFLSDGVYDVLSPAGEPYGLHALARAVTNTRLLPPSQVPRALLEELPGYRGGADAADDAMVVCLDWHGRPGTERSGER, from the coding sequence GTGACTGAAGGCGAACGCGGCGAGGGCGCCGGGAACGTGGAACGCCTGCTGCGCGAGGCGGCGCCGCACGAGCTGTTCGAGAAGGTCCGCGGCGTCCTGGCCCGCGACCACGGGGCGGCCGGCGCCAAACTGCTGATGGCGGACTACGCCTCCGCCCGGCTGCAGCCCGTCACGGCGCAGCCCTTCACCGCCGATTCCGTGTCGGCGTACAACAGCTCCGAGGGCCGGGCCTTCGGCGCCCAGGAGCCGCACGTGGTGTCCGAGGAGGGCGGGACCACCGTCCATCTGCCGGTGAGCGTGCGCGGCGACCGGCTCGGGGTCCTGAGCGTCCGCTACCCGGCCGGCGTCCGGGTCGGCGGACTCCTCGGCCCGCTGCAGGACGTGGCGGACGCGCTGGCCCACGAGATCCTCGTCGCCGACCGCGACACCGACTTCTTCCTCCAGGCGCGCCGGGCCAGGCGGCTCACGCTGGCCGCCGAGATGCAGTGGGAGCTGCTGCCGGGGCGCTCCTGCTCCCGTCCCGAGTACGACCTCGGAGCCCAGCTGGAGCCCGCGTACGCCATCCACGGCGACAGCTTCGACTGGTCGGCCTCCGCCGACCATCTGACGCTGACCGTCAACAACGGCATGGGCGAGGGCATCGACGCGGCGCTGCTGACCAGTCTCGCCGTCAGCGCCCTGCGTAACGCCCGGCGGGCCGGACTCGGTCTGGCCGACCAGGCGGCGCTGGCGGACCAGGCTCTCTACGGCCAGTACCAGGGGCGGCTGCACCTGGCGATGCTGCTGCTCCGGTTCGACCTGGACACCGGCGAGGTCGAGGTCATCGACGCCGGGTCGCCCCGGGTCTGGCGGCTGCGCGGGGGCACGCTGGAGCCGTTCGCCCTGGAGGCTCAGCTGCCGCTGGGGATGTTCGAGGACACCGTCTACACCTGCCAGCGCTTCCGGATGCTGCCCGGGGACCGGCTGTTCTTCCTGAGCGACGGCGTCTACGACGTCCTCTCGCCGGCGGGCGAGCCCTACGGCCTGCACGCCCTGGCCCGGGCCGTCACGAACACCCGGCTGCTGCCTCCCTCGCAGGTGCCGCGCGCCCTGCTGGAGGAGCTGCCGGGCTACCGGGGCGGTGCGGACGCCGCCGACGACGCGATGGTGGTCTGCCTGGACTGGCACGGCAGGCCCGGTACGGAGCGCAGCGGCGAACGCTGA
- a CDS encoding glycoside hydrolase family 15 protein, which translates to MAFGTAGFEQVDGGRYIPISEHGLIGDLRTAALVGTNGTIDWYCCPRFDAPSVFGAILDADRGGSFELAAEVPTRTRQFYFPDTNVLITRFFAADGVAEIQDFMPVVDDSREAARHRLIRRVVCVRGTLPFRARIAPRFGYGAEAHTTHLEDHTAVFRSPSLTLALTATTPLETDGLDVWSHFKLLEGESNVFALDQIGDDAPPRSCPRAEAQEQAEATVRFWRRWLAGSRYHGRWREMVNRSALVLKLLTYAPTGAIVAAPTTSLPEQIGGERNWDYRYVWVRDAAFCVYAMLRLGFTTEAEAFMGFISERGILRGTGDTGPLQIMYGIDGRTELPEYELPHLEGYLGSGPVRVGNAATGQLQLDIYGALIDSIYLYDKWGQPISSDRWDEVGAVVDWLCEHWDQPDEGVWETRAGRRNFVYSRLMCWVALERAMRMANRRGLPADLPRWRESRDAIYRQIMRRGWSAERRAFVQGLDDHVLDASLLMMPMAKFISPTDPKWLSTLDALGMDLVSDSLVYRYDPTTSPDGLHGPEGTFSICSFWYVEALARAGRLEEARLAFEKMLTYANHLGLFAEEIGPTGEQLGNFPQAFTHLSLISAAFNLDRALG; encoded by the coding sequence ATGGCGTTCGGCACGGCTGGTTTCGAGCAGGTGGACGGCGGCCGTTACATCCCGATCTCCGAGCACGGACTGATCGGCGATCTTCGTACAGCCGCCCTGGTCGGTACGAACGGCACCATCGACTGGTACTGCTGCCCCCGCTTCGATGCGCCCAGCGTCTTCGGGGCCATCCTCGACGCCGACCGGGGCGGGTCGTTCGAGTTGGCCGCCGAGGTCCCCACCCGCACCCGGCAGTTCTACTTCCCCGACACGAACGTGCTGATCACGCGGTTCTTCGCTGCGGACGGGGTGGCGGAGATCCAGGACTTCATGCCCGTGGTCGACGACTCGCGCGAGGCGGCCCGCCACCGGCTGATCCGGCGGGTGGTCTGCGTCCGCGGGACCCTCCCGTTCAGGGCGCGGATCGCCCCCCGCTTCGGCTACGGCGCCGAAGCGCACACCACGCACCTCGAAGACCACACGGCGGTGTTCCGCTCCCCGTCTCTGACGCTCGCGCTCACCGCCACCACACCCCTGGAAACCGACGGCCTGGACGTCTGGTCGCACTTCAAGCTCCTCGAGGGCGAGTCCAACGTGTTCGCCCTCGACCAGATCGGCGACGACGCCCCGCCCCGGTCGTGCCCGCGCGCCGAGGCGCAGGAGCAGGCGGAGGCGACCGTCCGGTTCTGGCGCCGCTGGCTGGCAGGTTCCCGCTACCACGGGCGGTGGCGGGAGATGGTGAACCGCTCCGCGCTGGTGCTGAAGCTGCTCACGTACGCGCCGACCGGTGCGATCGTGGCCGCACCGACCACCAGCCTGCCCGAGCAGATCGGCGGCGAACGCAACTGGGACTACCGCTATGTCTGGGTCCGCGACGCCGCCTTCTGCGTCTACGCGATGCTGCGCCTGGGGTTCACCACGGAGGCCGAGGCGTTCATGGGGTTCATCTCCGAGCGGGGCATCCTGCGGGGCACGGGGGACACCGGGCCGTTGCAGATCATGTACGGCATCGACGGGCGCACCGAGCTGCCCGAGTACGAGCTTCCCCACCTGGAGGGATACCTGGGCTCCGGACCCGTCCGGGTGGGCAACGCCGCCACCGGCCAGCTCCAGTTGGACATCTACGGCGCCCTGATCGACTCGATCTACCTCTACGACAAGTGGGGGCAGCCGATCAGCAGCGACCGTTGGGACGAGGTCGGTGCCGTGGTGGACTGGCTCTGCGAGCACTGGGACCAGCCCGACGAGGGGGTGTGGGAGACCAGGGCGGGCCGGCGGAACTTCGTGTACTCGCGGCTGATGTGCTGGGTGGCGCTGGAGCGCGCCATGCGCATGGCGAACCGTCGCGGTCTGCCGGCGGACCTGCCCCGCTGGCGGGAGTCCCGGGACGCGATCTACCGGCAGATCATGCGGCGCGGCTGGTCGGCCGAGCGACGGGCGTTCGTCCAGGGACTGGACGACCACGTGCTGGACGCCTCGCTCCTGATGATGCCGATGGCCAAGTTCATCTCGCCCACCGACCCCAAGTGGCTCTCCACCCTGGACGCGCTCGGCATGGACCTGGTCTCCGACTCGCTGGTGTACCGCTACGACCCGACCACCAGCCCGGACGGCCTGCACGGCCCCGAGGGCACCTTCTCGATCTGCTCGTTCTGGTACGTGGAGGCGCTGGCCCGGGCGGGCCGACTGGAAGAGGCCCGGCTCGCCTTCGAGAAGATGCTCACCTACGCCAACCACCTCGGCCTGTTCGCTGAGGAGATCGGCCCGACCGGCGAACAACTGGGCAACTTCCCCCAGGCCTTCACCCACCTCTCACTGATCAGCGCCGCATTCAACCTCGACCGCGCACTGGGCTGA
- a CDS encoding PP2C family protein-serine/threonine phosphatase, with amino-acid sequence MVSISGLGAQSPAARTPQQAVIPPRQASSANPDDSLVLWNGVPPYVLLIEDDEGDAVLVEELVEDSGIEVRLGRARSLADALHLLEAEAPECVLLDLHLPDAQGLDGLEKVLTVSAEAAVVVLTGLSEERAGLTAVAAGAQDYLVKGRLEADVFMRAIRYAIQRKRTELAAVALQAGKLRAEENARLERGLLPTPLLLDDAPDAVSVCARYHPGRAQTLLGGDFYDVVQTPDGATHAVVGDVSGHGPSEAALGVCLRVAWRSFVMAGARGAELLGLLERILLAERSGPEIFATLVSLTRPGGTHAVSVQRAGHPGFLVRSATGVELRTVPGGPALGIVPGWGAGWPVTEVPVEAGDAVMLFTDGLIEGRIGPGSDRLDEEGLLEIARKHADLPAEPFVDTLIQTAQGLAADWGGLADDVAVLHLEWNSPT; translated from the coding sequence ATGGTGAGCATTTCCGGGCTGGGGGCCCAGAGCCCGGCCGCCCGCACCCCGCAGCAGGCGGTGATCCCGCCACGGCAGGCGTCCTCCGCGAATCCGGACGACTCGCTGGTCCTGTGGAACGGCGTACCGCCGTACGTCCTGCTCATCGAGGACGACGAGGGCGACGCCGTCCTCGTCGAGGAACTCGTGGAGGACAGCGGGATCGAGGTCCGCCTCGGCCGGGCCCGGTCCCTCGCCGACGCACTGCACCTACTGGAGGCCGAGGCACCCGAGTGCGTCCTCCTCGACCTGCACCTGCCGGACGCACAGGGCCTGGACGGCCTGGAGAAGGTCCTCACCGTGTCCGCCGAGGCCGCGGTCGTCGTCCTGACCGGTCTGTCGGAGGAACGGGCGGGACTGACGGCCGTCGCGGCCGGCGCCCAGGACTACCTGGTCAAGGGGCGTCTGGAAGCCGACGTCTTCATGCGGGCCATCCGCTACGCGATCCAGCGCAAGCGCACCGAGCTGGCGGCCGTCGCCCTCCAGGCGGGCAAGCTCCGCGCCGAGGAGAACGCGCGCCTCGAACGCGGCCTGCTGCCCACACCGCTGCTGCTGGACGATGCGCCCGATGCCGTCAGCGTCTGCGCCCGCTACCACCCCGGACGCGCCCAGACGCTGCTCGGCGGTGACTTCTACGACGTCGTCCAGACCCCCGACGGAGCCACGCACGCCGTCGTCGGCGACGTGTCGGGCCACGGCCCCAGCGAGGCGGCGCTCGGCGTGTGCCTGCGCGTGGCCTGGCGGTCCTTCGTCATGGCCGGTGCCCGTGGCGCCGAACTGCTCGGACTGCTGGAGCGGATCCTGCTGGCGGAGCGCTCCGGCCCCGAGATCTTCGCCACCCTCGTCTCCCTCACCCGTCCCGGCGGCACCCATGCCGTCTCCGTGCAGCGCGCCGGCCACCCCGGTTTCCTGGTCCGCTCGGCGACCGGCGTGGAGCTGCGCACCGTTCCGGGCGGTCCCGCGCTGGGCATCGTGCCCGGCTGGGGCGCCGGCTGGCCCGTCACCGAGGTGCCCGTGGAGGCGGGGGACGCCGTGATGCTCTTCACCGACGGCCTGATCGAGGGACGCATCGGCCCCGGCTCCGACCGCCTTGACGAGGAGGGCCTCCTGGAGATCGCCCGCAAGCACGCCGACCTGCCCGCGGAACCGTTCGTCGACACCCTCATCCAGACGGCGCAGGGCCTCGCCGCGGACTGGGGCGGCCTGGCCGACGACGTCGCCGTCCTCCACCTCGAATGGAACTCCCCCACGTGA
- a CDS encoding DUF4235 domain-containing protein yields the protein MKASKIAYKPVGLALGALSGVIAGAAFKQAWKIIEGEGDAPDATDEDRTWKQILLAAAIQGAIFAVVKASVDRSGAVAVRRLTGTWPG from the coding sequence GTGAAGGCCTCGAAGATCGCGTACAAGCCCGTCGGGCTGGCGCTCGGCGCCCTCAGCGGTGTGATCGCAGGCGCCGCCTTCAAGCAGGCGTGGAAGATCATCGAGGGCGAGGGCGATGCTCCCGACGCCACCGACGAGGACCGGACCTGGAAGCAGATCCTGCTCGCCGCGGCCATCCAGGGTGCGATCTTCGCCGTGGTCAAGGCATCGGTCGACCGGTCGGGGGCCGTAGCCGTTCGGCGCCTCACGGGCACCTGGCCCGGCTGA
- a CDS encoding sensor histidine kinase: MELPHVTTPAQPPVPSRGRAPDHQGPSLRFWLTTVLVVLALMVVGAGTLGAALLSHTTTTGNRLVDGILPAQRDALRLETALLDQETGIRGYLLADEPALLEPYERGLPNEAAAAQRLATVLDDDGVREDLAAVQEAARIWRDEFAAPAIASVENGTAPPSLQAGKDRFDEVRRRITAQQARLDRIQADARTTFGEARSQRDRILLAIVVAFLLAGSALAVLLHVGVLRPLALVRTASQRVADGAFEEVIPLRGPSDLRALARAVEAMRHRTVADLNASRANAERLDRTAAELDAQAVELRRSNAELEQFAYVASHDLQEPLRKVASFCQLLEKRYGDRLDERGAQYIGFAVDGAKRMQVLINDLLTFSRVGRVQDARETVALDGPLDRALRNLAAAVEESGAEITRPDRLPDVVGDPTLLTMLWQNLVGNAVKFRSPDRAPRVEVAVVDDPAAAPGFHTFAVTDNGIGVPAEFAEKVFVIFQRLHGRETYGGTGIGLSLCKKIVEHAGGRIRIDTDHQEGTRIVFTLPDASATAAATTSATADAVETTASDADAAPPAPAPTRGTS, translated from the coding sequence ATGGAACTCCCCCACGTGACCACCCCCGCACAGCCTCCCGTACCGTCCCGAGGACGGGCGCCCGACCACCAGGGACCGAGCCTCCGGTTCTGGCTGACCACCGTGCTGGTGGTGCTCGCCCTCATGGTCGTCGGGGCGGGCACGCTCGGCGCCGCCCTCCTGTCGCACACCACCACGACCGGGAACCGGCTCGTCGACGGGATCCTGCCCGCCCAGCGGGACGCCCTGCGGCTGGAGACGGCCCTCCTGGACCAGGAGACCGGGATCCGCGGCTACCTGCTGGCCGACGAACCCGCGCTCCTGGAACCGTACGAACGCGGCCTGCCCAACGAGGCCGCGGCCGCCCAGCGCCTGGCGACGGTCCTCGACGACGACGGCGTGCGCGAGGACCTGGCGGCCGTGCAGGAGGCCGCCCGGATCTGGCGCGACGAGTTCGCGGCCCCCGCCATCGCCTCCGTGGAGAACGGCACCGCCCCGCCGTCCCTCCAGGCCGGCAAGGACCGCTTCGACGAGGTCCGCCGCCGCATCACCGCACAGCAGGCGCGCCTGGACCGCATCCAGGCCGATGCCCGCACCACCTTCGGCGAGGCACGCTCGCAGCGCGACCGCATCCTGCTGGCGATCGTCGTGGCCTTCCTGCTGGCCGGCTCCGCCCTCGCCGTCCTGCTCCACGTGGGCGTGCTGCGGCCGCTCGCCCTGGTGCGGACCGCTTCCCAGCGCGTCGCGGACGGGGCCTTCGAAGAGGTGATCCCCCTGCGCGGCCCCTCCGATCTACGGGCCCTGGCCCGGGCCGTGGAGGCCATGCGGCACCGGACCGTGGCCGACCTGAACGCCTCGCGGGCGAACGCCGAGCGGCTCGACCGCACGGCAGCCGAGCTCGACGCCCAGGCGGTGGAGCTGCGCCGTTCCAATGCCGAGCTGGAGCAGTTCGCGTACGTGGCCTCGCACGACCTCCAGGAGCCGCTGCGCAAGGTGGCCTCCTTCTGCCAGCTGCTGGAGAAGCGGTACGGGGACCGGCTCGACGAGCGCGGCGCGCAGTACATCGGCTTCGCCGTCGACGGCGCCAAGCGGATGCAGGTGCTGATCAACGACCTGCTGACGTTCTCCCGGGTGGGCCGCGTCCAGGACGCGCGGGAGACGGTCGCGCTGGACGGCCCCCTGGACCGGGCGCTGCGCAACCTGGCCGCAGCGGTGGAGGAGAGCGGCGCGGAGATCACCCGGCCCGATCGTCTTCCGGACGTGGTGGGCGACCCGACGCTCCTGACAATGCTGTGGCAGAACCTGGTGGGCAACGCCGTCAAGTTCCGCTCGCCCGACCGCGCTCCGCGCGTCGAGGTGGCCGTGGTCGACGATCCGGCCGCGGCACCGGGCTTCCACACTTTCGCCGTCACCGACAACGGCATCGGGGTACCGGCCGAATTCGCCGAGAAGGTCTTCGTCATCTTCCAGCGGCTGCACGGCCGGGAGACCTACGGCGGCACCGGCATCGGCCTCTCGCTCTGCAAGAAGATCGTCGAGCACGCGGGCGGCCGCATCCGGATCGACACCGACCACCAGGAAGGCACCCGGATCGTCTTCACCCTGCCCGACGCTTCCGCCACGGCCGCCGCCACGACTTCCGCCACCGCCGATGCGGTTGAGACCACGGCGTCCGACGCCGATGCCGCGCCGCCCGCCCCCGCACCCACCCGAGGAACCAGCTGA
- a CDS encoding restriction endonuclease: protein MTTPEEDAPASVRGAGSARRAGSLGRDAVLALGLLGTAVAGVAAFLKAAAATDGGRLPVAPVAALTVLLLGALLAKWSFAPVRRRVRAPRPTAYAEPPADLPDVGGDALDHAAVDADGFEHTVAALCARDGCTPVEVVGGAGDLGADVLATTADGRRVVIQCKHYAEDNRVGSQDLQRFGGTCFAVHEADVAVIVTTSSFTAPAAEYADACGIVRVDGEGLAAWTELQAPPPWESSAGAPAPAAPSASVRGATS from the coding sequence ATGACCACACCCGAGGAGGACGCTCCCGCGTCCGTGCGGGGCGCCGGTTCCGCGCGGCGGGCCGGGTCCCTGGGCCGCGACGCGGTGCTCGCGCTCGGGCTGCTCGGCACCGCCGTCGCAGGCGTTGCGGCGTTCCTGAAGGCTGCTGCCGCGACGGACGGGGGCCGGCTCCCGGTGGCCCCGGTCGCCGCCCTGACCGTGCTCCTGCTCGGCGCGCTCCTGGCGAAGTGGAGCTTCGCTCCGGTCCGGCGCCGGGTGCGTGCCCCGCGGCCCACGGCGTACGCGGAACCGCCAGCGGACCTGCCCGACGTCGGGGGTGACGCCCTCGACCACGCCGCGGTCGACGCCGACGGCTTCGAGCACACGGTGGCCGCCTTGTGCGCACGGGACGGCTGCACCCCGGTGGAGGTGGTCGGCGGCGCGGGCGACCTGGGCGCCGACGTCCTCGCGACGACGGCGGACGGGCGGCGGGTGGTGATCCAGTGCAAGCACTACGCCGAGGACAACCGGGTCGGCTCGCAGGACCTCCAGCGCTTCGGCGGAACCTGCTTCGCGGTCCACGAGGCCGATGTCGCCGTCATCGTGACGACCAGTTCCTTCACCGCGCCGGCCGCCGAGTACGCCGACGCCTGCGGGATCGTCCGCGTGGACGGCGAGGGCCTGGCCGCCTGGACCGAACTCCAAGCGCCTCCCCCGTGGGAGTCGTCCGCCGGCGCGCCCGCACCCGCCGCCCCGTCCGCCTCTGTGCGAGGAGCCACCTCATGA
- a CDS encoding DUF3618 domain-containing protein — protein MNDEARTNIGTPAPTPPGPGSAELRDQVERTRDELGRTVEALAEKADIKAHAKEKTAAAKDQAVEKAALLTDQIREKAGHAAQLVKDKTPDPLLEKTAQAAAQVRENAAKAGQYATDRTPDPLLDKAGRAATAARANRTPLLVAGAAVVVLLLVRRSRGRRR, from the coding sequence ATGAACGACGAAGCCCGAACCAATATCGGCACCCCCGCCCCCACCCCTCCCGGCCCCGGCTCCGCCGAACTGCGCGATCAGGTCGAGCGCACCCGGGACGAACTCGGCCGGACCGTCGAGGCCCTCGCCGAGAAGGCCGACATCAAGGCCCACGCCAAGGAGAAGACGGCCGCCGCCAAGGATCAGGCCGTCGAGAAGGCAGCGCTGCTCACCGACCAGATCCGTGAGAAGGCGGGGCACGCCGCCCAGCTGGTCAAGGACAAGACCCCCGACCCGCTCCTGGAGAAGACCGCGCAGGCCGCAGCACAGGTACGGGAGAACGCGGCCAAGGCGGGCCAGTACGCGACGGACAGGACGCCCGACCCGCTCCTGGACAAGGCCGGCCGGGCAGCGACGGCCGCACGCGCCAACCGCACGCCGCTCCTGGTGGCCGGAGCCGCCGTAGTGGTCCTCCTGCTGGTCCGCCGCAGCCGGGGACGCCGCCGGTGA
- a CDS encoding phospholipase D-like domain-containing protein — MTTTDSGTIPAAGTQARDAGADERIHRIRRRLERLIGIAATEGNSVLPLRNGDEIFTSMLDAISSARHTIDMMTFVYWKGDIARRFAEALAERARHGVRVRLLLDGFGSRLIEQDLLERMSTAGVDVAWFRRPAFLSPLKQNHRCHRKVLVVDERTAFTGGVGIAEEWCGDARNPHEWRDTHAEVRGPAVDGIAAAFAQNWAECHPELFDDRDRFVSHEPAGSSVVQVVRGSAAFGWQDMQTLMRVVLESAEERVRLATAYFAPDDYFVELLSATARRGVTVEILLPGPHTDKRVCQLAGQHHYEALTAAGVRIHQYQPTMMHAKIMTMDGVVSLIGSSNFNRRSLDHDEEVMLAVMDPAVTRTLDEHYDEDLRSSTRIAPERWRRRSVLQRARELSIRPLRRFL, encoded by the coding sequence ATGACCACCACCGACAGCGGCACCATCCCGGCCGCGGGCACGCAAGCCCGCGACGCCGGAGCCGACGAACGCATCCACCGCATCCGCCGCCGCCTCGAACGCCTCATCGGCATAGCCGCCACCGAGGGGAACTCCGTACTGCCGTTGCGCAACGGCGACGAGATCTTCACCTCGATGCTCGACGCCATCTCCTCCGCCCGGCACACCATCGACATGATGACCTTCGTCTACTGGAAGGGCGACATCGCCCGCCGGTTCGCCGAGGCCCTGGCCGAGCGGGCCCGCCACGGCGTGCGCGTGCGGCTGCTGCTGGACGGCTTCGGCAGCCGCCTGATCGAACAGGACCTGCTGGAGCGCATGAGCACGGCCGGGGTGGACGTCGCCTGGTTCCGCAGACCCGCCTTCCTCTCCCCGCTCAAGCAGAACCACCGCTGCCACCGCAAGGTCCTCGTCGTCGACGAACGGACCGCCTTCACGGGCGGCGTCGGCATAGCCGAGGAGTGGTGCGGCGATGCCCGCAACCCGCACGAGTGGCGCGACACGCACGCCGAGGTCCGCGGGCCGGCCGTCGACGGAATCGCCGCGGCGTTCGCCCAGAACTGGGCGGAGTGCCATCCCGAGCTCTTCGACGACCGCGACCGTTTCGTGAGCCACGAGCCGGCCGGATCCTCCGTCGTCCAGGTGGTGCGGGGCTCGGCCGCCTTCGGGTGGCAGGACATGCAGACGCTGATGCGGGTCGTCCTCGAATCCGCGGAGGAACGCGTGCGCCTGGCGACCGCGTACTTCGCCCCCGACGACTACTTCGTCGAGCTGCTGTCCGCCACCGCCCGCCGGGGCGTCACCGTCGAGATCCTGCTTCCCGGCCCGCACACCGACAAGCGGGTGTGCCAACTGGCGGGCCAGCACCACTACGAGGCGCTGACCGCCGCCGGCGTGCGCATCCACCAGTACCAGCCGACGATGATGCACGCCAAGATCATGACGATGGACGGGGTGGTCTCCCTGATCGGCTCGTCGAACTTCAACCGCCGCTCCCTCGACCACGACGAGGAGGTCATGCTGGCCGTCATGGACCCGGCCGTCACCCGGACCCTGGACGAGCACTACGACGAGGACCTCCGCTCCAGCACGCGCATCGCCCCGGAACGCTGGCGCCGCCGCTCCGTCCTCCAACGCGCCCGGGAGCTCTCGATCCGGCCGCTGCGCCGCTTCCTGTGA
- a CDS encoding MarR family winged helix-turn-helix transcriptional regulator yields MARPGRSGAYEDPAAALSAAAELLAVLHARGQDGVEPAVSPSQLRALLAVEGAEGINLRTLSDVLGSRPPSVTRLCDRLEAMGLLIRSPRPSSRREVELRLTPRGRALLDERRAIRMRELSAVLGRMAPEAVDALIAGLTAFRAAAAESYPADGPPAGTDTSAAPASPGPRATSAPARVPDSA; encoded by the coding sequence ATGGCCCGTCCCGGCCGCTCCGGCGCCTACGAGGACCCGGCCGCGGCCCTTTCCGCCGCGGCGGAACTCCTCGCGGTGCTGCACGCCAGGGGCCAGGACGGTGTGGAACCCGCCGTATCGCCGTCGCAGCTGCGGGCGCTGCTCGCCGTCGAGGGGGCCGAGGGAATCAACCTGCGGACGCTGAGCGACGTACTCGGCTCGCGCCCGCCGTCGGTCACCCGGCTCTGCGACCGGCTGGAGGCCATGGGACTGCTGATCCGCTCGCCCCGTCCGTCCAGCCGGCGCGAGGTGGAGCTGCGGCTCACGCCGCGGGGGCGGGCGCTGCTGGACGAGCGGCGGGCGATCCGGATGCGCGAGCTGTCGGCGGTGCTCGGCCGGATGGCGCCCGAGGCCGTGGACGCGCTGATCGCGGGCCTGACGGCGTTCCGGGCGGCGGCCGCGGAGTCGTACCCGGCCGACGGCCCGCCGGCGGGCACGGACACGTCTGCCGCACCGGCATCCCCGGGACCGAGGGCTACGTCCGCACCGGCCCGGGTCCCGGACAGCGCCTGA